The Sediminispirochaeta smaragdinae DSM 11293 genome has a segment encoding these proteins:
- the citD gene encoding citrate lyase acyl carrier protein, which translates to MTIVKKAVAGTMESSDIMIVVDKPEGKGIHVTLESPVKKQFGDRIKEVILDSAKKVGVKDADIKAIDKGALDCVIMARATTALYRACESIDYQWEK; encoded by the coding sequence ATGACTATTGTAAAAAAAGCTGTTGCGGGCACCATGGAATCGAGTGACATTATGATTGTGGTGGATAAACCCGAAGGGAAAGGGATTCATGTCACCCTTGAAAGCCCTGTTAAGAAACAATTCGGTGATCGGATTAAAGAGGTTATCCTCGACAGTGCCAAAAAAGTTGGGGTTAAAGATGCAGACATCAAGGCAATCGATAAAGGGGCACTGGATTGTGTCATCATGGCGAGAGCGACAACGGCCCTGTATCGTGCCTGTGAATCAATAGATTATCAATGGGAGAAGTAG
- a CDS encoding TIGR04076 family protein: MKKWYDEEYEWEIEVTGFLRSDHTERYCRNGEEIGDTYTCTYGCPVNKEGQGICSKVMMMMFPIMEAVRSGGDLENIGGNSKYSKEIVCPDGCVMFRMSAKKLGNENFYKGKFFE, encoded by the coding sequence ATGAAGAAATGGTATGATGAGGAGTATGAATGGGAAATCGAGGTAACAGGCTTTCTTCGAAGTGACCACACAGAGAGGTATTGCCGAAACGGTGAGGAAATCGGAGATACGTATACATGTACTTATGGCTGTCCTGTAAATAAGGAGGGGCAGGGTATTTGCTCCAAAGTAATGATGATGATGTTTCCAATTATGGAGGCGGTTAGAAGTGGTGGAGATTTAGAGAACATCGGTGGGAATAGTAAATATAGCAAGGAAATTGTATGCCCGGACGGTTGCGTTATGTTTAGGATGAGTGCAAAGAAACTCGGAAATGAGAATTTTTATAAGGGCAAATTTTTTGAGTAG
- a CDS encoding IS256 family transposase encodes MHSKEFDELADKLARSLKSPKDVSAMTKMLAKVAMERALEIEMEEHLGEKTNGQRPSDNTRNGYTQKTLKTDTSEIELDIPRDRDATFEPQLVKKNQRRSEDLDSKILTLYAKGMTTRDIAATFKEMYDVDVSHALISKITEGVMEEVVAWQNRPLDSVYPVLYLDCIVVKVRENKRVINKSIFLALAINSEGIKELLGIWIADNEGAKFWMNVLTELQNRGVKDIFIACVDGLTGFPDAINTVFPQTKIQLCIVHQVRNSVKYVSYKDRKAVAADLKKIYSSVSEQEAKLELNRFSEKWDSQYPSISKGWYRNWENLITLFDYPDEIRKIIYTTNAIESLNSVIRKTIKNRKIFPNEGSAVKIVYLAIEQASRKWSMPLRNWKPAMNRFAIEYEGRF; translated from the coding sequence TTGCACAGTAAAGAATTTGATGAATTGGCGGACAAACTGGCCAGGAGCCTGAAGAGTCCGAAAGATGTATCAGCAATGACCAAGATGCTTGCCAAGGTGGCTATGGAACGAGCCCTGGAAATTGAGATGGAGGAGCATCTTGGTGAGAAAACGAATGGACAACGACCGTCCGATAACACTCGGAATGGCTACACGCAGAAAACACTGAAAACTGATACCTCAGAAATAGAGTTGGATATTCCCCGCGACAGGGATGCGACATTTGAACCTCAGCTGGTAAAGAAAAACCAGCGCCGGAGTGAAGATTTAGACAGTAAGATTTTAACACTCTATGCAAAGGGAATGACGACTCGGGATATCGCGGCAACATTCAAGGAAATGTATGATGTCGATGTATCTCATGCTTTGATTTCCAAGATAACAGAAGGCGTCATGGAGGAAGTCGTCGCCTGGCAGAATCGCCCATTAGATTCTGTTTATCCTGTCTTATATCTGGATTGTATAGTCGTTAAAGTCCGTGAAAACAAGAGAGTTATTAACAAAAGTATCTTTCTTGCCCTCGCAATTAACTCTGAGGGTATAAAAGAGCTTCTTGGCATATGGATTGCGGACAATGAAGGTGCCAAGTTCTGGATGAATGTCCTTACAGAACTTCAGAACCGTGGAGTAAAGGATATTTTTATAGCCTGTGTGGATGGTTTAACCGGATTCCCGGATGCAATCAATACAGTTTTTCCACAAACCAAAATACAGCTTTGCATTGTCCATCAAGTTCGAAATTCAGTGAAATATGTTTCATACAAAGATCGGAAAGCTGTAGCTGCTGATTTGAAGAAAATTTACAGTTCCGTTTCTGAACAGGAAGCAAAACTTGAACTGAATCGTTTCTCAGAAAAATGGGATTCTCAATACCCATCAATCAGTAAAGGATGGTATAGAAATTGGGAAAATCTTATCACATTATTCGATTACCCCGATGAAATACGAAAAATTATTTATACAACAAATGCAATTGAATCCCTGAATAGTGTCATTCGAAAAACGATAAAAAATCGAAAGATATTCCCAAATGAAGGTTCAGCGGTTAAGATAGTCTATCTGGCTATTGAGCAGGCTTCCAGGAAATGGAGTATGCCCCTTCGGAATTGGAAGCCTGCAATGAATAGATTCGCCATCGAATATGAAGGGCGATTTTAA
- the citG gene encoding triphosphoribosyl-dephospho-CoA synthase CitG: MRQAETLAPVASKSHIISYIGYSAHAALIEEVSTTPKPGLVDQHNSGSHSDMDYACFVRSANALSPYFTEMVSIGYHWCRNLEDLFLAIRPIGMEAEKAMLSVTNSVNTHRGAIFSLGLMCAASAYVHAQWRHFDIARIFSTCIDMTQHILQSELLELETMRPRTHGENVYRKDGSKGVRGEAMTGFPSVRDVALPLMVSYMAGGYQQNLCNVQVLLHLMTVVDDSNVLARHDRNTLESIHAMAKDILEIGGCFTQAGMESVQSLDAYCIARHISCGGCADLLALTIFLAKLLLYDEP; this comes from the coding sequence ATGAGACAAGCAGAGACTTTAGCGCCGGTAGCAAGTAAATCACACATCATCTCATATATTGGGTATAGCGCGCATGCAGCTCTTATAGAAGAAGTATCGACAACCCCGAAACCAGGATTGGTTGATCAACACAATTCAGGCTCGCATTCCGACATGGATTATGCATGCTTTGTGCGCAGTGCAAATGCCCTTAGTCCCTATTTCACGGAAATGGTAAGCATCGGGTATCATTGGTGCAGGAACCTGGAAGATTTGTTTCTGGCGATTCGTCCTATCGGTATGGAGGCAGAAAAAGCCATGCTCTCGGTCACGAATTCGGTCAATACGCATCGGGGGGCAATCTTTTCTTTGGGCCTCATGTGTGCGGCCTCTGCATATGTCCATGCACAATGGAGGCACTTCGATATCGCACGCATCTTTTCAACATGTATCGATATGACGCAACATATACTTCAATCGGAATTACTTGAACTCGAAACGATGCGCCCCCGAACCCATGGTGAAAATGTATATAGAAAGGACGGCTCGAAAGGTGTACGAGGGGAAGCAATGACAGGCTTTCCCTCGGTAAGGGATGTTGCACTTCCTCTTATGGTATCCTACATGGCAGGAGGATATCAGCAAAATCTCTGCAATGTCCAAGTACTTTTGCATCTTATGACGGTGGTTGACGATTCCAATGTTCTTGCGAGACACGATCGAAATACTTTGGAATCGATACATGCAATGGCAAAGGATATTCTTGAGATAGGAGGCTGTTTTACTCAGGCGGGCATGGAATCGGTGCAAAGCCTTGACGCATATTGCATTGCCCGACACATCAGCTGTGGCGGGTGTGCCGATCTGCTGGCCTTGACGATTTTCCTGGCAAAACTGCTTCTTTATGATGAACCATGA
- the citF gene encoding citrate lyase subunit alpha, translating to MNTNIRLEAIPNIEKLKGINGIYTDDHAHKDVLSFLEKEQFESKILRSLEEAIEKSGLQNGMTISFHHHFRDGDYVLNKVMDVIAGMGFKDLTLAASSLMNVHEQLIKHIKSGVIKRIETSGMRGKLAEAVSNGLMDIPVVFRSHGGRAYAIETGALKIDIAFIGAPSCDPFGNANGYSRDNDTGIVCGSLGYAKTDAQYADKVVVITDNIVPFPNVPSGIPQSDVDYVVKIDAIGDPEGIMSGATRYTKDPKELMIAETAANVITGSGRLRESFSIQMGSGGASLATVRFLREEMVKRDIHASFALGGITGQIVKLHEEGLIKKILDVQSFDLDAARSLKNNRFHQQISASYYASPGNVGSAVNQLDVVILSALEVDVDFNVNVLTGSDGVIRGAIGGHSDTAAGAALSIIVCPLTRGRIATIVDHVNTIVTPGKTIDVVVTDQGVAVNPRRNDLIEALTKANVELTTIENLRRKAIQLVGKSRPIEYTDKVVGVVTYRDGSVIDLIHQVKDPIDVS from the coding sequence ATGAATACGAATATTAGGCTGGAAGCTATTCCCAATATCGAAAAGCTGAAAGGAATCAACGGCATATACACCGATGATCATGCTCACAAGGATGTATTGTCCTTCCTGGAAAAGGAGCAATTTGAGAGTAAGATCCTGAGGAGTCTTGAAGAGGCAATTGAAAAGAGTGGCCTTCAAAACGGCATGACTATTTCTTTCCATCATCATTTTCGGGATGGGGATTACGTGTTGAATAAAGTAATGGACGTCATAGCCGGTATGGGATTTAAAGACCTGACACTTGCCGCCAGCTCCTTGATGAATGTTCATGAACAATTGATAAAACATATCAAAAGCGGAGTAATCAAACGCATCGAAACCAGTGGAATGCGTGGAAAATTGGCGGAAGCCGTTTCCAACGGCCTCATGGATATCCCTGTCGTTTTTCGTTCCCACGGCGGGCGTGCCTATGCCATCGAAACCGGTGCCTTGAAAATCGACATTGCCTTCATAGGTGCTCCCTCCTGCGATCCTTTCGGCAATGCCAATGGGTATTCCCGTGACAATGATACAGGGATTGTCTGCGGCTCTCTGGGCTATGCAAAGACTGATGCTCAATATGCTGATAAAGTAGTAGTGATTACCGACAATATTGTTCCCTTTCCCAATGTGCCCTCAGGTATTCCCCAGTCCGATGTGGATTACGTTGTTAAGATCGACGCCATAGGAGATCCTGAAGGAATCATGAGTGGAGCAACCCGGTATACGAAAGATCCAAAGGAACTGATGATTGCCGAAACTGCGGCCAATGTCATTACCGGTAGCGGCCGTTTGAGGGAAAGCTTTTCCATCCAGATGGGATCGGGAGGAGCCTCCCTTGCAACGGTCAGATTTCTGCGGGAAGAGATGGTGAAAAGGGATATCCATGCCAGTTTTGCACTTGGCGGCATCACTGGTCAGATTGTTAAACTCCATGAAGAGGGGCTCATAAAAAAGATTCTTGATGTCCAGTCCTTTGATTTAGACGCTGCACGATCTTTAAAGAATAATCGCTTTCACCAACAAATATCCGCATCATATTATGCAAGCCCGGGTAATGTTGGCTCTGCAGTCAATCAACTCGATGTCGTTATTCTATCCGCCCTGGAAGTAGATGTTGACTTCAATGTGAATGTGCTCACAGGTTCCGACGGCGTTATCCGAGGAGCAATCGGTGGACATAGTGATACCGCTGCCGGAGCCGCTTTGTCGATCATCGTCTGCCCTCTTACACGGGGAAGAATTGCAACCATCGTCGATCATGTAAACACAATTGTTACGCCGGGTAAAACCATCGATGTCGTTGTTACCGATCAGGGAGTGGCGGTAAATCCCCGCAGGAACGATTTGATCGAAGCATTGACAAAGGCCAATGTGGAACTGACCACAATTGAAAATCTCCGACGCAAGGCAATACAATTGGTGGGAAAATCGAGGCCAATCGAATATACCGACAAGGTTGTCGGGGTTGTTACCTATCGTGACGGTTCGGTAATTGACTTGATTCACCAGGTCAAGGATCCGATCGATGTCTCATGA
- the citX gene encoding citrate lyase holo-[acyl-carrier protein] synthase translates to MSHEKVFDNWGVPSLEAVLDARERRVARKQRLVETYNANVIAFTMNIPGPVKNTPCISACFFSGIEALLIYMKEHDLTEVEEYLLSTGPEGYFIFPVTASQWAVKRKLVTFEEDHPIGRWFDFDVMDSTQRAITREEIGAKPRRCFLCHDSARNCGRNRSHSVEELVAYTEETLNNYLQMEGKGVFNETSRDFSAGSK, encoded by the coding sequence ATGTCTCATGAGAAGGTTTTTGATAATTGGGGCGTTCCCTCCTTAGAGGCGGTTCTTGATGCCCGGGAGAGACGGGTTGCCAGGAAACAAAGGTTGGTCGAAACATACAACGCAAACGTAATTGCGTTTACGATGAATATTCCGGGGCCGGTAAAAAATACACCATGTATTAGCGCTTGTTTTTTTTCCGGGATAGAAGCCTTGCTGATCTATATGAAGGAACATGATCTTACGGAAGTCGAGGAGTATCTGCTTTCCACCGGTCCTGAGGGCTATTTCATTTTTCCCGTAACCGCTTCTCAATGGGCGGTAAAAAGGAAGCTGGTGACCTTTGAAGAAGATCATCCAATCGGCAGATGGTTCGACTTTGACGTCATGGATAGTACCCAGCGTGCCATCACACGTGAAGAGATAGGCGCAAAGCCGCGGCGCTGCTTTCTTTGTCATGATTCGGCAAGAAACTGTGGAAGAAATCGAAGCCACAGCGTCGAAGAGCTTGTCGCCTATACAGAGGAAACATTGAATAACTATCTGCAGATGGAGGGGAAGGGAGTCTTTAATGAGACAAGCAGAGACTTTAGCGCCGGTAGCAAGTAA
- the citC gene encoding [citrate (pro-3S)-lyase] ligase — translation MDTNNIADMTEFSGYLASPHWESRVSDFLNERGLHYEGPAEFMICLLSHGRIIGTGAADGNVIKYLAVHPSYRQYGIASHIVSELVTYAYTNGQEHLFLFTNPKNRAVFVDIGFYPILQTDDVLFMENRKQGLQGYVDFLRSETERFIKERAIGEGAVGSIVANCNPFTNGHRYLIERASKECSLVHLFVVSSEKSLFSAKDRYEMVKEGVSSLRNVMVHKTEDYLVSPATFPSYFLDDIDRAEQINCNLDIALFMRFFVPELGISKRYLGTEPYSHVTNAYNAALQRTLKKAGVEVIEIERKNCNGKPISASLVREYIHAGNMQAILPLVPASTYEFIVHHSILNQ, via the coding sequence ATGGATACGAATAATATAGCCGATATGACGGAATTCTCCGGATACCTTGCTTCTCCTCATTGGGAAAGCAGAGTATCGGATTTCTTAAATGAACGCGGCCTTCATTATGAGGGGCCAGCGGAATTCATGATCTGCCTGTTGTCGCACGGTCGGATTATCGGGACAGGAGCGGCTGATGGGAATGTCATCAAATATCTTGCAGTGCATCCTTCGTATCGACAATACGGTATTGCATCGCATATCGTGAGCGAACTGGTCACATATGCATATACCAATGGGCAAGAACATCTGTTTTTGTTTACAAACCCGAAAAATAGGGCTGTATTTGTCGATATCGGATTTTATCCCATACTTCAAACGGATGATGTTCTGTTTATGGAAAACAGGAAACAGGGATTACAGGGCTATGTCGACTTTCTACGGAGTGAAACCGAACGGTTTATAAAAGAGCGTGCAATAGGTGAGGGGGCAGTTGGTTCAATAGTGGCGAATTGCAACCCCTTTACCAATGGGCATCGATACCTCATCGAACGCGCAAGTAAGGAGTGCTCGTTGGTACATCTCTTTGTCGTATCCAGTGAGAAGTCCTTATTCAGTGCTAAAGACCGATATGAAATGGTGAAAGAAGGTGTTTCATCCTTACGTAATGTCATGGTTCATAAGACGGAAGATTACTTGGTTTCTCCCGCAACCTTCCCCAGTTATTTTCTCGACGATATAGACAGAGCCGAACAGATTAATTGCAACCTTGACATTGCACTCTTCATGCGTTTTTTTGTACCAGAACTTGGAATTTCAAAACGATATCTCGGAACAGAACCCTACTCGCATGTAACAAATGCCTACAATGCAGCATTACAACGAACTTTGAAAAAGGCCGGAGTAGAAGTAATAGAGATCGAACGGAAGAATTGCAACGGGAAACCTATAAGTGCCTCATTAGTCAGGGAATACATACATGCCGGAAACATGCAGGCTATTCTTCCTTTAGTTCCTGCAAGCACCTACGAATTCATCGTACACCACTCCATTCTAAATCAATAA
- the citE gene encoding citrate (pro-3S)-lyase subunit beta, which produces MADRLRRTMMFVPGNNPGMVKDAYIYKCDSIMFDLEDSVSLAEKDAARALLFYALTSVDYGNKELVVRINDPRTSMGVTDLEAMVRAGIDVIRLPKTETADDVRLCEKEISRIEKECGRSKGTRMMAAIESAVGVLNAREIALSSKRLIGIAFGAEDYVTDMRTSRSPDGSELFFARSMILHAARAACIAALDTVYSDVNNEEGLIKETMLIKQLGFDGKSVINPRQIEPIIKVFTPTQEEIRKAQDIMEAIQLAHEKGSGVIALNGKMIDKPVVLRAERVLALARAAKVLL; this is translated from the coding sequence ATGGCCGATAGATTGAGAAGAACCATGATGTTCGTCCCGGGAAATAATCCAGGAATGGTAAAAGATGCATATATCTATAAATGTGATAGCATCATGTTCGACCTTGAGGATTCAGTTTCTCTCGCCGAGAAAGATGCTGCGAGGGCTTTGCTCTTCTATGCATTGACTTCTGTGGATTATGGTAATAAGGAACTTGTTGTACGAATCAATGATCCGAGGACATCTATGGGTGTCACGGACCTTGAAGCAATGGTTCGTGCCGGTATTGATGTTATTCGTCTGCCAAAGACGGAAACAGCGGATGATGTCCGACTCTGTGAAAAAGAAATTTCCCGAATAGAAAAGGAATGTGGCCGTAGTAAAGGTACACGAATGATGGCCGCAATAGAAAGTGCCGTAGGAGTACTGAATGCAAGGGAAATTGCCCTTTCCAGTAAACGATTAATAGGAATAGCATTTGGGGCAGAGGATTATGTTACCGATATGAGGACAAGCCGAAGCCCCGACGGCAGTGAACTGTTTTTTGCTCGAAGTATGATCTTACATGCCGCCCGAGCCGCCTGCATTGCTGCGCTGGATACCGTTTATTCCGATGTCAATAATGAAGAAGGACTTATCAAGGAGACCATGTTGATCAAGCAGCTTGGTTTCGATGGGAAGTCGGTAATCAATCCTCGCCAGATAGAGCCTATCATCAAGGTTTTTACACCGACACAAGAAGAAATTCGTAAAGCGCAGGATATCATGGAAGCAATACAGCTGGCCCACGAGAAGGGATCGGGAGTTATTGCCCTTAATGGGAAAATGATCGACAAACCTGTTGTTCTGCGCGCCGAGCGTGTTTTAGCGCTTGCAAGGGCTGCCAAGGTTTTATTATAG